The DNA sequence GCGTCCGTCGGTGCGAACACGGTGAACTCACCGCCGTCGAGTGTCTCGACCAGATTCACCTCCGGGTTGAGCTGCCCGGAAACAGCTTTGGTCAGAGTGGTGAGGAGCGGATTGTTCGATGCGGCGACCGTGAGGGGCGCTGGAGCCATGCCCTGGACTGAGCCCGGCCCCTCTGGAACCTGCTCGACATAGGCCGCGCACCCCGGCCCCGTCGGTTGTGCTCCGGCGGTCGTCGCCGTCGTCAAAGACATTCCGATCGCGGCAGCAGCCGCCAATCCCGTTGCGGCGAAGTTCTTCCCGTTGATCCTCATGATGTCGATCTCCTTGTTTCCGGGGATGGTCGTACACCTATTCTTCGGAGCCGCAGGGAATATGGATGGGGTTGACAGGCAACAGATTTGAGGTGTTTCCCGCCTCAAACCGCGAATCCCCCCGCCCGGTGACACGGGCGGAGGGATCCGAGGGGTACGTCGGCCGATCAGCTGGCCGGCGGCATCAGCACAGTGTCGATCATGTAGACGACGGCGTTGGAGGTCTTGACGCCACCGCACACCAGGCCGGCGTCGTTGACCATGAGGTCGTCGCCCTCACCGGTCACGTTCAGCGTCGCGCCCTGGACGGTCTCATGCTCGCCGGGCACCTGATCCGGGGCGGCCTGGCCCGGCACCACGTGGTAGGTCAGGATGCTCGTCAGCAGATCGGAATCGGTCTTGAGCGTCTCGATGGTCGCCGGATCGAGCTTGGCGAAGGCGTCGTCGGTCGGCGCGAACACGGTGAACTCGCCACCGTCGAGCGTCTCGACCAGGTTCACATCAGGGTTGAGCTGACCCGACAGCGCCTGGGTCAGCGTGGTGAGCATCGGA is a window from the Mycolicibacterium poriferae genome containing:
- a CDS encoding fasciclin domain-containing protein, translated to MRINGKNFAATGLAAAAAIGMSLTTATTAGAQPTGPGCAAYVEQVPEGPGSVQGMAPAPLTVAASNNPLLTTLTKAVSGQLNPEVNLVETLDGGEFTVFAPTDAAFAKIDQATIDKLATDAPLLTNVLTYHVVPGRAAPDQVVGTHTTVQGGDVTVTGHPNELMVNDASVICGGVQTANATVYLIDTVLMPPM
- a CDS encoding fasciclin domain-containing protein codes for the protein MITVNRKSVAAVGVAAAAMLGVAACSSDSSTEATDATTTTTSAAAETTTSMAPTTSAMADPAANLIGSGCAAYAEQVPTGPGSVTGMASAPVTVAASNNPMLTTLTQALSGQLNPDVNLVETLDGGEFTVFAPTDDAFAKLDPATIETLKTDSDLLTSILTYHVVPGQAAPDQVPGEHETVQGATLNVTGEGDDLMVNDAGLVCGGVKTSNAVVYMIDTVLMPPAS